The following DNA comes from Frankia casuarinae.
CAGACCCGCGCGAGGTGAAACGCCCGGTCGGTCGGATCACCGCCCGGCGGGTCGGTGGTCGATGGCTGGTCCGGTGGTCCGTCGTCGTCGGTGGGGGTCGGCGTGGAGGGGGGACGACGGGTAACGGACGGACCGACCAACGGCACCTCACACGGCGATGCGCCTGGTCGGGTCGACCGGGCGCGCGGTGCGGGGACACGGCGAAACAGGCCCTGACATCAATCACAACGCCGACCGGCGGCTATCTATTCCAAACGCAGGCAAACACAGGCAAACAGCGATCAGCGGTGTAGCGCGTAGCGGTGGTACCCGCCGTCCACCGGCCGCCAGAGCCGCGTGGACGGCTTGGCCGCGTCGGGCCGCTACCCGCTACACCTCTACGTCCGCGCAGGTCAGCGCGGCCACGGCGTGTAGCGGCGTAGGTAGCGCAGCCGCTACCCCCGCCCCACGCCGCTACCCCCGCCGGACCGCGCCGCGACGAGCCCGGCCGGATCGGGACAGCATCGCCGTCAAGCTGCCCGCCCGGAACGTGCGGGCGGGGGTAACCGGTAAGGCCCGCCTGGGCGACCCGAGAGCCGTATTAGGCCGGGTTGACGGGTCGGGCCGCGCCGCGGGTTACCCGTTACACCGATGCTCGTGCGCAGGTCAGCGCAGGTCTCACGAGTAACCGAGGGTGTAACTCTGCGGTTACGGTCCTGCCCGGCGGTTACACGTCGACGGGCCGCCACCGGTGTCCGTGGGCGGCCCGGTGGCGGGTTCTCAGGCCGCGTGAGAGTCCTGCTGCCCGTCGTCGTCGGGCGGGGACAGCAGTCGGGCGAGGCGTTCCGCCGAGCGGCGGCTGATCGTGGTGGTGAATCCGGCGCAGACCCGCGCGAGGTGAAACGCCCGGTCGGTCGGCCCGCCCGCCTCTGGCGCCGGTTCGGCGCCATCCGCGCCCGTGCCCGCCGCTCCGGTCCGCGGCGGCCCGTCCGCGCTGTGCGGTGGATCGTCGCGCGGGTCGGTGTGAGCGGGACGGGGCAGGCGGGACGGATCGACCACGGCACCTCACAGAACAGGCAGAGGGGGAATTCGGCGAATAAACGCTAACCGTGCGATCCGCTTTCGCCAAGAGCGGCACGTTCCGCAGGCCACCCCCCTGCCCGCGACCATGATTAGATAGGATGCCAGTAGGCAACTAAGTCTTGGCCCACTTGGGTACACCCCAGATACCCTCCGAGCTGCGCAGATGCGCCACGCCGGGTGTACCCACTAAGCAGGTACACGGTTGGGGTCTCCGTTGGGTACGCGGACGGGGCACCGGTTGGGACATCCGGCAAACGGGGCATTTTATCGCAAAAGCGGCACGGCGGTGTGGGCGAGATCACAGCGAAAGGGGGTTCCCTGTGGGCCTGCTGGCGTCCGTGCCAGATGCCGCTGTCAGGGAAAGCCGACAACTGTGGTTGTCGCTCGGCTGCCATGCGCGCGAGCTATACCGCTGCCGGAGAACGGCACGGAAAGGGGCCACATCACGGCTCCGCAGGCCGCTCCTATACTTTCAACAGTACCCGTTGGGTATTTAAGTCGCGGAGTACTTGGGTGGGTGTGAAAGGTGCTATGACCTGCGCCAGTGCGGCATCGCAGACCCACCCGTCTTTACGGGGGGTCCGGCGGGCGGGCCGATGGGGGGTCCGGTGGGCGGACCAACGGGAAGCCGGACAATTCTGGCCAAGCAGGATGTAGCGGACCTGCGGCCGCCTGCGGACGCGCTGATGCCCAGCGGCCGGGGCCACGGCCGTCCAGAACCGACGCCCGGACCCACCGGACACCCACCGAGGCGCCTCGACTGAACACGTAGACCGTGGGGGTACGAGTCGGGATGTCCTCGGGTGACCCCAGCGGCAGCGCGACCTGCGCCAGCACGCCCCAGCGGGATAGCGGCTCAAACGGGAGATCGGAACGGCGACCGGTACGGCTACACGACGGGCGGGGGGCGTGCCGCGATGATGTTCAGAGCGCAGGTTGCCATGGCCACGGTCGCGGACCGAGGAGTCCCCGTATGGAATCCACGCGTTTCCGTGCCTCGGATTGCCATCCATCGTCTTTTGAAGCCTGCTGAGCTACGTAACAGGCCATGCGTAGCTCGCGAATGTCCCGGAGGGTTTCGAAGCCGCTCCAGTTCGTGACGTCGTGGCCGTAAACCTCGACGAACTCAGCGTACTCTCCGGCTGTGATCCAGGCGAAGGAGCTGTGTTTGATGGCGGTCGATACGAGGTCCCATTCAGGTGGGCCGATAGAGAAGCGTTCGAGGTCGAGGAGTACGGTTTGGCCGTCAGGGGTGACCACGAGGTTCCCTCCCCACGCGTCGCCGTGAACGGCGCTGAGCGGCAGCCCTGGCGGCAGGCTGTTGTACCGACTTGTTAGAGTCTCGACTCGGTTTCGCAGCCAGTGACGGTCAGCGGCGGTTAGCGTGCGTGCCCCCTCGATGCGCTCGCGTAGCCGTGTCATGGGTGACAGGGGATCGAGCGTAAATCCAGTCGGTGGTGGAATGGCGTGAAGTGCCCGCAATGCTGCTGCCACCTCCCGTGGTGTCCCGTGTCGGTGCGGGGGTAGTTCCTGCCAGAACGTCACGGCGTGCCCGCTGATGACAACTGGCTGATGGGCGGCGCCTGGCAGCGCCAGCGCGCGAACGGCAGGGAAACCGTTCTCTTCAAGCCAGCGGGAGACCGTCACCTCTTTGGCTGCGACTTTCTCCTGGCCTGCGCGGCTTATGCGGGCGATAATGCCGCCCGGGAGACGGAAGATGGTGTTCTCGCCCTCCCGGAGGAGTTCGGCCGAGCCGTACGGAACACCCGCGTGGACGCAGGCTGTCCGCAGTAGTTCTGTACTGTCCCCGCTCGGCTTGTCGCGATGCTGGCCGCTCATGCGGAGCTGGTGACCGTCTGAATGTTATGCCTGAGTTCCGCGACTTCATCGATCCGTTCGTGTCGTTTCGCGAATGTTCCTAGCTCGCGTATGTCATCTGCCGCCCGTCGAGAATGTACTTGTCCTGCGGCGCGGAGTGCCGCGGAGCCGACGATGGCCGCTTCTTGCGGGTCGCCGGTCTTCATCATGAGCGACGCGAGTTTTGTCTGGCTGATGGCTATGGACCGGGCGAACGTGGCGCTGTGTCCAGTGACCGCACCGTCCAGACGCCGCGCAGCCTCCGGCGCGTGCCTGGCGTTTCTGACCGCCAGATCGAAAACGGCGTGACCGGTGTCTCCGACGTGTTGAGCGAGGTCGTAGTAGGCCATCCAGACCGGATCGTTTTCCGGCTCGGACTGGCTAAACTCGTCGTCGGCCTGGCCGATGATCCGTAGCGTCTCCTGCTCCCGACCCAGCTTTGCGAGCGCACGTGCCTTGGCGGCAAGGAGCATGGCGCGTTCGGTGGGCGTAAGGCGTTCGGCACGAATGAAAGCGACGTCTACCAGCGTGAGGCCCATATCAGGGTCGCCTCGCCAGATAGCCTGCCTGGCCATCGACGAAAGCGCTTTTGCTCTCAGGTGCCAGTCACCCGCCTCCTCGGCACACGCGAGCGCGAGAGAGAACATTCTTCGAGCATCCTCGTGGACGTAGGCGTCGAACGCCATGAACGCTGCGGTATGCGCGAGGAAGCCGACCGAGGTAAACAGTTCGTCGCGCAGACGTTCCGGGCAGCGTGCGTTCAGGAGATTCACGGCGTAGCGGAGCTGGCCGGCGACCGCCTCGCGTACGAGCCCGCCGCCGTACGTGTGGTCAACCGTTCCGAACAGACGCGCCGCCATTCGCAGTTGATCAATCTCTTCGCGCCCCACGACGGCGGGCACGTCGGGAGGGGGACTCGTGGCCAGCTCGGTGAAGGAGCCGGTCACGACGGCGGCGCCTACGCCTGCCATGGCGCGCAAGAACTCGCTTCGGTTCACGTCCTCAGTGTTCCGCTCTGTGCGACGTGGTCGACGGAAGCCCAGCTCCCGATCTTGCTTGGTGGCCAGGACGGCGTGAAACGCCTGCCGGTACAGCGCGTCAGGCCAGCGGATCAAGCCGCGTTCCAGCTTGCCGATGTAGTTCCCGTCGATCGCCGTCTCACGCCCGGTCTGCTCGTAGATCCAGGCGTTGACCATCTCGGCTAGCTCGCGTCGGGCCAGGGGCTCGCCTGGTGCCTCGGGCGACTCCACACGGACGCGGGCCGCCCGGAACAGGTGGTTCGGTTCCGCCATCGTCTCGTTCCTTCCGGGGCGCTAACGGCCCATCATGGCACGCCCGCCATGCGGCCGTAAGTGGTCCGTCACGGGCCGTAGACGATCAATCCCCCCTATCATCCCCTTGACATCCCTGCTCCCTGACCTGCCGGCATGAGCCGTGGACGCGCTGAACTGAAAGAAGGCCACACGGTGGCCGAAGAACACGCGGCGGAACGAGCGGGAAAGGGCGTCGGCATCATCATGGCCGGAATTAGCCTACGAGTCGAGTTGGAACGTCTACGTGATCGTATGCGCGCCGTTGGGATGACGCATGAAGAGATCGCCGCCGAGTTCTCGCGTCGCTATCGGCTGCGCCCCCGGCCCGCTTTTCGCCACGCTCACGGCTGGACGCTGCAACTGGCCGCTGACCGTATCAACGCCCGTGCCGCGGATCTGGACATCGACCCACAGGGCAAGGCGACCATGACCGTGCCTCGCCTGAGCGAATTGGAGAACTGGCCAAATTCCACTCGCCGCAGGCCGACCCCGCAGATGCTCGCGCTTCTCGCCTCCGTATACGGGACCGACGTACACAGCCTCTTGGACATCGCCGACCGCGAACACCTCCGACCGGAGGACAGGCTTCTCCTCGACACGATGAAGGCGGCCGGTCATAGGCCACAAGACCCGACGTCGGACGCCGATACGCCGGGTATCCCCGAGCGGCCGTTCCCGCCCGCACGGCCGCCGCGCTCTCCCTATTTCGGGCTCTCCACCCTCCCGCCACAACCAGAAGACCTCACCACGACGAACGTGCTGCTCTATCTCCAGCGGCTCAGGACAAGCCCCGTCGCGGGCGCAGGTGGCCCTGAGCCAGATCACATCGCGTGGGCAGCTCTCACCGAGCGGGCAGACGCCATCGCCCACGAGTTGCGCTGGCTCACCAGTCACGTGACCAGAATCGCCGGACGGATCAGTACCGCCCCCGACCATCACAACCCGCAGGAAGGCGGCGGGTGCTGCCGTGCTCGCCCCGGCGTCCCGGATCACGACTCAGGCCATTGCGCCGACCTATAGGCGGTATCCGATGACAGGCACCCAGCGTCTCCGGCCAGCGGTCTACGTCGAGGTGTACCGGGCTCCCGCGACCGCCGCATCGGTGGGCGACATACGGCGGCATGTCGTCGAACTGGTCCAGCAACGAGGAGCCGAAGACTGCGCCTATACGGCCGAGCTGATCGTGAGCGAACTCGCCACCAACGCCGTGAAAGCGTCTGAAACTGCGAGACAACCGATGATCGCCGTCCGGACGTCCTTCATCGGCCGCCTACTCACCGTCGAAGTCTGGGACGGAAGCCCTGCGCTACCGGAGGCAAGACCCACCGATCTCGACTCGGAAGGCGGCTTGGGACTATTGCTCGTCGACGAACTCGCGCAACGCTGGTCGTACTACCTCACAAAATTAGGGAAGGTCGTTTGGGCGGAGATCCCCCTCCCCGAGCCCGTCGCCGTGGATAACCTCTCAGGCCCAAAACAGACAGACTTGCCAAGACGCGAGCTGCTTACGGGGCTACGCACGCGCCTATCGGACTTCTCAGCCGACTTCGTGACCGACATGGCGACACTCCGGCGCGTCGTGGACCGCCTCCGCGCGCTCGACGACTGGACGACTGGCGAGTAACTGCCCCAAACTCAGGAACTCATTACAGAAAGCCGGGAGTCCAGATGGAACGACCGTTGGCCTATGGATACTTCAGTCTCACCGCAGAGGATGACGACGAAGTCTCCCGCCTCAACAGGCAGGTCAAGGACTACGCCGACGCCGAGAGCTATGTCCTCGCCGAGATCTACGTTGACCGCAACATGCCACCGGGCCGACTCATTCGACCTGCGCTGACCACGCTGCTCGACTGCCTCCGCCACGATGACCGCTGTAGCGTCATCGTGCCTAGCGCCGACCACATCTCGCCCTGGCCGCTGATTAGAAAAGCGATAGCAATGGAAATCCAGCTTCTCGGCGCGAAGCTGGTCGTCGCCAGCAACACAGCTCACGAACCGCCCGGCGTCGCCGCATGGCGGGCCGAACGGGACACCGGGCAACAGCTGTGACCACATCTCACACCTCCAACATTGCGTTCGCCGGGCTCACGGCGGCCGGAAAGACGACCCACGCAAAGCGGCTGGCGGACGAACTTGGCTACCAGTACGTCTCCGCGACCGAGATCCTGTTGGAGATTCTCGGAATAGAGCAGACCGGCGAGTCCGTCTGGCTCACTCGACTCGGTGAGACCAACGCGGCCCGCAGCAACGGATCAGTAGACGCCGAGTTGGAGGAACGGCTCGTCTCGCTGAACCGGACCCGACAGAGAACCGTCTTCGACACGTGGGCACTCGCGTGGATCGGTGACAGCCCGCTCCTGCGTATCTGGATCGAATCCGACCTCGAATCGCGAGTCAGAAAATGTCTTGTCTCTCAGGGTGATCGAAGAACGAGCCCCGATCGGTGCAGATCCCTCCTCGACGAGAAGGACAGTTTCAACCGTCAGCTATTTCAGCGACGACACGGTTTCGACCTGTTCACCGACAGGCACCGCTATGACGCCGTCCTCGATAACAGCCATCTGATACCTAACCCTACAGAGTCCGCGGCCCGCTCCGGGATCGAGGCATTCGCGCCCGTCATCCATGCCGTAGCGACCTGCGTCATGGCCGACGACCAGGCGGAAGCCGAGCGCCTGATCCAGACCCATCCGCAGGAAGTTCGACGGATCACGCTGCCGAGCAGACCGCAGCCGCGCTGACGCCACGACGCCGGCCGCACAGCAGACACTTCGATCAGGTCACGGGGACCAGCCATGCACAGCCTTCTACACTGCCACTTCGAATCAGCCTTACGGGCGCTCGAAATCGCGAAACCCGAGAGGGTAGGTTACCTACGAGGCGTATACGAGACAGACGCCTACCTACAGTCAACGCCTGCGGAACGGCTAACCCTGCTCTGGCAGACGGTCATGAGCCTGACCGACGACGCGGACATCTTCACCGAGGCAACGTTCCGCCGAGTCGTCCGCCGCCTTCTGGACGAGATGCAGGCGTCGCGGATCGAACACATTGACCTCCGCATCGGTCCGTCCACAGGCCGCTGGCGATGGATGCACAGCGCCGGTGACGGCATCGACATCTTCCGCGAGGAGCTTTCCTACCGTACCGCTCTTTCCATAACGTTCCTCGCTGGCGTGAACATGACCAAAACCCAGGACCAGCTAGATGCGCTGTTTGACGTCCTATCCGAGCAGGATGACCTGACGACCCGCATCGCCGGCGTAGACCTCAATTTTCTGCCCTACGATCTCCCGAAGTTCAACCGCTATCTTCGGACTCTGCGGAATCTGCAAACCGGCGGAATGAAGGTAAACATCCACCTGGGAGAGTTGTTCAACAACGCGATCTCCCACTACGTCCTAGCCCGCATCACACCCGACCGGATCGGCCACGGCGTTCTGCTTCTCGACGACGAGGCGCTTGTGGACTTCGTGCGAGCCAACGGCATCTGTCTCGACATGTGCCCAACCAGCAACACATTGCTGGGAGTCGCCGATTGGAACCGAACGAGCCCGGCGAGGGTTGCACTCCAACTCGGCATACCAGTGTCCATCAACACCGACGACCCCGTTCTGTTCCGCACGAGTCTCGAAAGCGAGTTCAGCCTCGCTGGGCTGACCGGCGATGAATACGATCAGGTCATCGCCTGCGGAAGGAAGTACCGCTATGGCGACGCCTGAGACTACCATCCACATCGTCTACGGTATTCCGTGCGTTGGGAAGTCGACCGGAGCGGTAGCATTCGCGCATCACCGGGCTATCAGAACCGTCGTTCAGACTGACTACCTCAGAGAGGTCCAGAGAGCCTACGTGGACCTCGAACGCGTTCCGGTGCTCGCCAAGGTGACGCACACCGCCTGGGAACTCTATGGATCGCCGACCCAACACAACATCGTGACCGGATTCGCCGATCATGCCGCAGCCATCGCACCGGCCATCGGGCAAGTGGTCAGAAAGCTGGTCCTCGACGGATTCGACGCAGTAGTCGAGGGAGCGCACTTTCACAGCCCGATCATTGCCGCGCTGCGAGACGAGAACCGAACCGCGCACATACGCGCAACGCTACTGATCGTCCGGACCGCCGAAGAACTCAGGAAGCGCGTAGCCCAGAAGGGCCGAGACCGAGCGGACGGCAACCCGCTCAAAGAATGGCAGGACAACATCCCCTTCATGCTCACGATCCAGGACTACCTCATCGCCGACGCCCGCGGGAAGGACATCGAAGTCAGCACAGCCGACGAATGGAGGCGGTCGTGGAATCCGACCGACGTGCCCTCCTCGACCTAGACCACGTCGTAACCGAGGACGGCAAGATCTACCGAGTCCTCGGCAACCTCGACAGCCGGACTCATTTTCTCGGATACAACGTCTACTCGCCGCATCCAGAAGGCGACAGATTCTACCGCAACGCCCGGTACCGGAAGAACTTCATCGAAGACGAACGACTGCCAGCGGACGTACTCGATACCTACACGCTCGTCCCGGTGCAAGAAGTAGCCGAACATCACGACCCGATTCGGTCCGCAATCGCAATGGTCGAGACGTTCCGTTCAACCGTCTGGTTCGACCTCTACACGGAACTGGTCAAGCTCGTCGGACCCGAATCGGTGGGCATCTTCGGGTCATCGATGTTCGGTCTTCACCTCACCCCCAGAGGAACAGTGCGTAAAGACGTCGACTTCGTGATCCAAGACTTGGCCAACGTCGAAGTCCTCCGAAAGGAGCTGCCCGGTATTCGAGATCGGCTGGGTTTCACCACCGTCACAGCCGAACGCCAAATCCAGCAGTACGAGCGCTACCGACGGGTATTTCGCAACGACAACAACTCCATCCGGTCGATCATCGCGCGACGGTGGACCGGACTGCAACTCTCCAACGACGTCGTCACCACAATCCGCGTGCGAGACCGGTCACAAACGACGCCCGCCGCGCTGATAGCCCCCACGCCACGGGCCGACCACGTGACCGTCTCTGGCCGCGTCACGAACGCGAGCAGAAGCAACCTCTTCCCCCGCCGATTCGACCTTGTAACCGGCAGTGGAATCGTCGAAATATACGTGCTGTGGTGGAAGTTCAGCACGCCGGTGCAGGACGGAGACGCTGTAACGGTACGTGGTAGCCTTCTACCGGCAAATCACGCACACGCCATCCGGCTCACCGACTACTCCCGGCACTGGCTCCGGATCGACGACTAACCAGGACCCCGCGGAAGGTAGAAAAGATGATCGACCATGTCTCTCTGATCACCGGCAACGAAGGGAAGGCCCGGGAGTACGCCGCGCTTCTCGGAATCGAGGTCAAGGCCGTCAAGGAAGACCTGATCGAGATTCAGTCCCTCGACGTCGAAAAAGTGGTGCGACGAAAGGCCGAGGACGCCTATTCAAAGCTGCACAGCCCGGTGCTAGTCGATGACACCGGCCTAACCCTGAGCGCCTGGAACGGGCTGCCGGGCGCACTGGTCGCCTGGTTCCTCGACTCGGTGGGCGCTCAAGGTCTGCTCGATATGGCCGCGTCGGTCACTGACCGCACGGCCACGGTGACCACGGCGCTCGGCTACGCCGACGCTGACGGCGTCCGCGTCTTCACCGGCACGCTACAAGGCGTGCTGACCACCGAACGGCGGGGGCAGGGAGGCTTTGGCTACGACTCGATTTTCGCGCCGGACGGTGGCAACCTGACCTTCGCCGAGATGACCAGCGACCAGAAGAACGCCATCTCCCACCGACGCCTCGCCGTGGACGCGCTCCGGCAAGGACTCGGGCTGTAGTCGGACCTTGGCCGCGCGGTGAGCCGAAGTCCGACTACCGACTTCCCACGCGGACCGAGACCGGACCTCAGCGCCGCAAAGGCGGTCCGTCGTCCGCCTTCCCGAGGTGGGAGCGGTCGGCATCTGCCCGACCACTCCCACCTTCGGTCATAGCCGCGGCTTCCTCTGCCTGCCTCGCCGCTGCTCCCCCTGGTGGCGCAGGTCGGCAAGGAGGTGCGTGACGGCTTCGTCGCGAGTCCGGTAGCTGCGTCCTGGCGGGAAGACGGAGACGAGACCGGGAGCCTTCGGGAGCCATCCGCGCGGCCGGTTCCTCGTGGTGCCCGTGTAGTCGGGGCGCAGGGTGCCGGACTCCACGCCATCGACGAGGACGCGGTAGCCGGTCTCGATCCGTACCAGGGTGTATCCGGTGTCCTCGGTCATGGCCGCGACAGCGGCCACCGCAGCATCCATCGCGGACGGCAGCGAGCCTGCCCGCGCACGCGGCTGGTCCGCCGCCTTCTGCCGCCGGGAGGTGGCGGGCCGCCCGGCGGCATCCTCCGGGCCGCCGGTTCGGTCCGCCGTGGATGCGCCCGCACGCTCGACAACTGTGGTTGTCGAACCTGTGCGAGGCGCGGACGGGGCCGGTGTCCGTTCTGGCTTGCCGGTCGGTCGTTTCGCCGGAGCCACGGAGTCTGCCGCCGCCCCGGGCGCGACAACGACGGTTGTCGCCTCTGGCGTCGAGGCTGGCGGTCCGCCGATGAGATCCTCCGGGGGTCGGCTTCCAGCCGGCGCCGCTGTAGCGACAACGGAGGTTGTCGCTACAGGTGGGGTGGCGACCAGGCGCGGGAACCGCTTGCGCGCTCCTTGCCGCGTGATCCCCAGAGCGCGGCCGATGTCCCCGTAGCTCGCGCCCTCGGCCGCCGCCCGCGCCGCGAGTGTCCGAATCTCCGCTTCGATCGACCGTGCGCGTTCGCTCGCGTCCGCCAACTCGCCGAGCGTGGCCATGAGCGCATCGTCCGCCATGCGACAACCATAGTTGTCGCCACTGCAACGACAACCCTGGTTGTCGCACAAGATCGCTGTGCAGCCTTGCACGCCAGGGCGTGTAGTCACAATGGACTGGGCGGATAGGGCCATTGATCGCTGGCATGCCGCCCAGCGACACAGCGTCGCAGGTCAGCCCTTGGTAGGCCAGCAGGGCTTGACTTCGCCGGTCGCCGTGTTTCTGGTGGGCGCCGGGCTGGTCGGGACAGCCAACGCCGCCATCTGGCCAACGCTCGCCGCGGCCGCGCCGCCCACAACCTGCCGCCGCACCAGGCAGGCGCCGGGGCCGGGGCGTACAACGCGGTCCGGCAGTTCGACGCGGTGAGCAACCTCGCGTATCTCACCGCGGCGTTCGCGCTATGGCGCCTCCTGCGGCGCCATAGCGGCGTGCCGGCCAGCGTCGCGTTCATGCCGCCGCTCGCGGTGCTGATCGGGGTCGGCAGCTTCGCGTTCCACACGCTGGCGACCAGGTGGGCCCAGGTTCTGGACATCGCGCCCATCGGCCTGTTCGTGTTCATCTATGTCGGAAGTTTCCTGCGTTGGTTCTACCGGCTGCCTTGGACGTGGTGCCTGGCCGGCGTGGCCGGGTTCGCCTGTGTGACCGCCGCGTTCATCGCCCTCCTCGGCAGCCAGATCCCCAACCGTTCCGCACCGTACGTGCCGGTGTTGCTGCTCATGATCGGGCTGACCGTGGCACTGTACGGGTCACACCATGAGGACCGGTCCAGGTACTGGCGGGACTTCGCGACGGCCGCCGGGGTGTTCTCGGCAGGCCTGCTCGCCCGCACGATCGACGAGGAGGCCTGCGGGTCCTTCCCGATCGGCACGCACTTCATCTGGCACCTGCTCACCGAGCTGCTGATCTTCGTGGTCGGCCGCGCCCTCGCGCGCCGCTGGCACTCACTCGCCGAGGCTGGTGATACTCGGCTCCCGGCCACGCCCGCGGGCAGGTCCCGGTCGACTGACTATCGCGCATGATTCCTCTGAGCCAGGACGGCACCGGCCTCACCGCGCAGTCGATCCGCCCGCCGGCGAAGCTCGTCCGCCCGGGTGTCGAGAGCACGTCGCGCGGCGAGCAGTTCCCTTTCCGGCACGGCGTCGTCCCCCAGCAGGCCCCGCTCCCCCGATCGGGACCCGTTCGAGCCCACCTGCCCGGCGACCGGCCGCATCCGATCGTCGAACCGGTGCCGTTCGTCCACGAGGCTCGCCAGCTCCGCGCCGATGCGGTCGAGGTCCCGGCGCAGCCGGCGACGCGCGCGTCGCAACGCCGGCCCCGGGACGCCGGCCCGCCGGCTGCGGCGCAGGTCGGCGCGCAGCCGTTCCAGGTCATGGTGCACCTGTTCCTCCAGCCGGGACAGCCGCCCCTGGGCCTGCCTCGCCACCAGCCGCGACATCTGCCCGGTGATCAGCGGAGACGTCGCCAGCGTACGGACACCCGTGACCATCACGGCCAGGCCGAGCACCTCACCGACCAACGCGAGGGGCGCCAGCCGCAGGTCGCCGCCCAGCAGGGCCACCCCGATCACCACCCCGGCCAGCGGCTCGCTGCTCACCGCGGCGGGCAGCGACGCCGGCAGCGGGGCCATCTCGTAGGCGCTCTGCAGCAGCAACGCACCGACGATCGCCGTGGCCACGACCGACCAGGGCTGCCAGGACACCAGGACCGCATCGATCCCGCGGGTGGTCAGCAGGTGACCGATGCTGCTGGTCAGGGCGGCCTGCGTCGCGGACAGCAGGCCCACGGCCGTGGCCAGCATCGGGGCCCGCCGGGCGGCGGCGAGCCGCCGCGTCCCCCACACCGCACCGC
Coding sequences within:
- a CDS encoding DMT family transporter, which gives rise to MATYLLGLGSAVCFAVAAVIQQRVAFRAPPDDVLRLRLLLWLVRRPWWDVGVAVAVIGSVLAAAALSRGAVALVESLQICQLLFALPLAALLAQRAVPRRDWAAAAATASGLVLFLIAGDPHPGDPGAVSTFGWVLAGAVVGGLVCGAVWGTRRLAAARRAPMLATAVGLLSATQAALTSSIGHLLTTRGIDAVLVSWQPWSVVATAIVGALLLQSAYEMAPLPASLPAAVSSEPLAGVVIGVALLGGDLRLAPLALVGEVLGLAVMVTGVRTLATSPLITGQMSRLVARQAQGRLSRLEEQVHHDLERLRADLRRSRRAGVPGPALRRARRRLRRDLDRIGAELASLVDERHRFDDRMRPVAGQVGSNGSRSGERGLLGDDAVPERELLAARRALDTRADELRRRADRLRGEAGAVLAQRNHAR
- a CDS encoding helix-turn-helix domain-containing protein; this encodes MSRGRAELKEGHTVAEEHAAERAGKGVGIIMAGISLRVELERLRDRMRAVGMTHEEIAAEFSRRYRLRPRPAFRHAHGWTLQLAADRINARAADLDIDPQGKATMTVPRLSELENWPNSTRRRPTPQMLALLASVYGTDVHSLLDIADREHLRPEDRLLLDTMKAAGHRPQDPTSDADTPGIPERPFPPARPPRSPYFGLSTLPPQPEDLTTTNVLLYLQRLRTSPVAGAGGPEPDHIAWAALTERADAIAHELRWLTSHVTRIAGRISTAPDHHNPQEGGGCCRARPGVPDHDSGHCADL
- a CDS encoding aminoglycoside phosphotransferase family protein, producing the protein MSGQHRDKPSGDSTELLRTACVHAGVPYGSAELLREGENTIFRLPGGIIARISRAGQEKVAAKEVTVSRWLEENGFPAVRALALPGAAHQPVVISGHAVTFWQELPPHRHGTPREVAAALRALHAIPPPTGFTLDPLSPMTRLRERIEGARTLTAADRHWLRNRVETLTSRYNSLPPGLPLSAVHGDAWGGNLVVTPDGQTVLLDLERFSIGPPEWDLVSTAIKHSSFAWITAGEYAEFVEVYGHDVTNWSGFETLRDIRELRMACYVAQQASKDDGWQSEARKRVDSIRGLLGPRPWPWQPAL
- a CDS encoding ATP-binding protein; its protein translation is MTGTQRLRPAVYVEVYRAPATAASVGDIRRHVVELVQQRGAEDCAYTAELIVSELATNAVKASETARQPMIAVRTSFIGRLLTVEVWDGSPALPEARPTDLDSEGGLGLLLVDELAQRWSYYLTKLGKVVWAEIPLPEPVAVDNLSGPKQTDLPRRELLTGLRTRLSDFSADFVTDMATLRRVVDRLRALDDWTTGE
- a CDS encoding recombinase family protein, whose protein sequence is MERPLAYGYFSLTAEDDDEVSRLNRQVKDYADAESYVLAEIYVDRNMPPGRLIRPALTTLLDCLRHDDRCSVIVPSADHISPWPLIRKAIAMEIQLLGAKLVVASNTAHEPPGVAAWRAERDTGQQL
- a CDS encoding cytidylate kinase-like family protein: MTTSHTSNIAFAGLTAAGKTTHAKRLADELGYQYVSATEILLEILGIEQTGESVWLTRLGETNAARSNGSVDAELEERLVSLNRTRQRTVFDTWALAWIGDSPLLRIWIESDLESRVRKCLVSQGDRRTSPDRCRSLLDEKDSFNRQLFQRRHGFDLFTDRHRYDAVLDNSHLIPNPTESAARSGIEAFAPVIHAVATCVMADDQAEAERLIQTHPQEVRRITLPSRPQPR
- a CDS encoding mevalonate-3-phosphate 5-kinase, with product MATPETTIHIVYGIPCVGKSTGAVAFAHHRAIRTVVQTDYLREVQRAYVDLERVPVLAKVTHTAWELYGSPTQHNIVTGFADHAAAIAPAIGQVVRKLVLDGFDAVVEGAHFHSPIIAALRDENRTAHIRATLLIVRTAEELRKRVAQKGRDRADGNPLKEWQDNIPFMLTIQDYLIADARGKDIEVSTADEWRRSWNPTDVPSST
- a CDS encoding ceramidase domain-containing protein, producing the protein MSNLAYLTAAFALWRLLRRHSGVPASVAFMPPLAVLIGVGSFAFHTLATRWAQVLDIAPIGLFVFIYVGSFLRWFYRLPWTWCLAGVAGFACVTAAFIALLGSQIPNRSAPYVPVLLLMIGLTVALYGSHHEDRSRYWRDFATAAGVFSAGLLARTIDEEACGSFPIGTHFIWHLLTELLIFVVGRALARRWHSLAEAGDTRLPATPAGRSRSTDYRA
- the rdgB gene encoding RdgB/HAM1 family non-canonical purine NTP pyrophosphatase, whose product is MIDHVSLITGNEGKAREYAALLGIEVKAVKEDLIEIQSLDVEKVVRRKAEDAYSKLHSPVLVDDTGLTLSAWNGLPGALVAWFLDSVGAQGLLDMAASVTDRTATVTTALGYADADGVRVFTGTLQGVLTTERRGQGGFGYDSIFAPDGGNLTFAEMTSDQKNAISHRRLAVDALRQGLGL